From Cronobacter turicensis z3032, the proteins below share one genomic window:
- the fabB gene encoding 3-oxoacyl-[acyl-carrier-protein] synthase 1 produces the protein MKRAVITGLGIVSSIGNNQQEVLASLREGRSGITFSQEFFDAGMRSHVWGNVKLDTTGLIDRKVVRFMNDASIYAYLSMQEAIKDAGLPDEVYQNNPRVGIVAGSGGSSKAQVFGADAMRSPRGLKAVGPYVVTKAMASAVSACLATPFKIHGVNYSISSACATSAHCIGNAVEQIQLGKQDIVFAGGGEELGWEMACEFDAMGALSTKYNETPEKASRTYDASRDGFVIAGGGGMVVVEELEHALARGAHIYAEIVGYGATSDGADMVAPSGEGAVRCMKMAMHGLDTPIDYLNSHGTSTPVGDVKELGAIREVFGDNTPAISATKAMTGHSLGAAGVQEAIYSLLMLEHGFIAPSINIEELDEQANGMNIITAPVERELTTVMSNSFGFGGTNATLVMRKYQA, from the coding sequence ATGAAACGTGCAGTAATTACTGGCCTGGGCATTGTTTCCAGCATCGGTAATAACCAGCAGGAAGTCCTGGCATCCCTGCGTGAAGGACGCTCGGGGATCACTTTCTCTCAAGAATTTTTCGACGCAGGTATGCGTAGCCACGTCTGGGGCAACGTGAAGCTGGACACGACCGGTCTGATTGACCGTAAAGTGGTGCGCTTCATGAACGACGCCTCTATTTATGCTTACCTCTCCATGCAGGAAGCTATCAAAGACGCGGGTCTGCCCGACGAGGTGTATCAGAATAACCCGCGCGTCGGTATCGTTGCCGGCTCCGGTGGTTCGTCCAAAGCCCAGGTGTTCGGCGCTGACGCGATGCGCAGCCCGCGCGGCCTGAAAGCGGTCGGCCCTTATGTGGTCACCAAAGCGATGGCCTCTGCGGTTTCCGCCTGCCTCGCGACCCCGTTTAAAATCCACGGCGTTAACTACTCCATCAGCTCCGCGTGTGCGACTTCCGCGCACTGCATCGGCAACGCGGTTGAGCAGATCCAGCTTGGCAAACAGGACATCGTGTTCGCCGGCGGCGGCGAAGAGCTGGGCTGGGAAATGGCGTGTGAATTCGACGCGATGGGCGCGCTCTCTACCAAATACAACGAGACTCCGGAAAAAGCCTCCCGTACCTATGATGCGAGCCGTGACGGTTTCGTTATCGCAGGCGGCGGCGGTATGGTCGTGGTCGAAGAGCTGGAGCACGCGCTGGCGCGCGGCGCGCACATTTACGCAGAAATCGTCGGCTACGGCGCAACCTCCGATGGTGCCGACATGGTCGCGCCCTCTGGCGAAGGCGCGGTACGCTGCATGAAGATGGCGATGCACGGTCTGGATACGCCGATTGACTACCTGAACTCCCACGGTACGTCTACGCCGGTTGGCGACGTGAAAGAGCTTGGCGCTATCCGTGAAGTGTTCGGCGACAACACGCCGGCTATCTCCGCGACCAAAGCGATGACCGGCCACTCGCTGGGCGCCGCAGGCGTGCAGGAGGCTATCTACTCCCTGCTGATGCTGGAGCACGGCTTTATCGCGCCGAGCATCAACATTGAAGAACTGGACGAGCAGGCGAACGGCATGAACATCATCACCGCGCCAGTTGAGCGCGAGCTGACGACCGTCATGTCCAACAGCTTTGGTTTTGGCGGCACCAACGCCACGCTGGTCATGCGTAAATACCAGGCGTAA
- the yfcB gene encoding Uncharacterized adenine-specific methylase yfcB, whose product MDKIFVDEAVSELHTIQDMLRWAVSRFSAAGIWYGHGTDNPWDEAVQLVLPSLYLPLDIPEDMRTARLTSSERHRIVERVIRRVNERIPVAYLTNKAWFCGHEFYVDERVLVPRSPIGELINNHFAGLIDHEPQHILDMCTGSGCIAIACAYAFPNAEVDAVDISTDALAVTEHNIEEHGLIHHVTPIRSDLFRDLPKVQYDIIVTNPPYVDEEDMSDLPNEYRHEPELGLAAGSDGLKLARRILACSPDYLTDNGILICEVGNSMVHLMEQYPDVPFTWLEFDNGGDGVFMLTKAQLISAREHFSIYKD is encoded by the coding sequence GTGGATAAAATTTTCGTCGATGAGGCAGTCAGTGAACTGCATACCATTCAGGATATGTTGCGTTGGGCGGTGAGCCGCTTCAGCGCGGCCGGCATCTGGTATGGTCACGGCACGGACAACCCCTGGGATGAGGCGGTGCAACTGGTGCTGCCGTCGCTCTACCTGCCGCTGGATATTCCGGAAGATATGCGCACCGCGCGCCTGACCTCCAGCGAGCGCCACCGTATTGTCGAGCGAGTGATCCGCCGCGTTAACGAGCGCATTCCGGTGGCCTATCTCACTAACAAAGCCTGGTTCTGCGGCCACGAATTTTATGTCGATGAGCGCGTGCTGGTGCCGCGTTCGCCGATTGGCGAGTTAATCAATAATCACTTCGCCGGGCTTATCGACCACGAACCGCAGCACATTCTCGATATGTGCACCGGCAGCGGCTGTATCGCTATCGCCTGCGCCTACGCCTTCCCGAATGCGGAAGTCGACGCGGTGGATATCTCCACCGACGCGCTGGCCGTTACCGAGCACAACATTGAAGAGCACGGGCTTATCCATCACGTCACGCCGATCCGCTCCGATCTGTTCCGCGACCTGCCGAAAGTGCAGTACGACATTATCGTCACCAATCCGCCGTATGTGGATGAAGAAGATATGTCCGATCTGCCGAACGAATATCGCCACGAGCCGGAACTCGGCCTGGCGGCGGGCAGCGACGGGCTGAAGCTCGCGCGCCGCATTCTGGCCTGCTCGCCGGACTACCTGACCGACAACGGTATTCTGATTTGTGAAGTCGGTAACAGCATGGTACATCTGATGGAGCAGTACCCTGACGTGCCGTTTACCTGGCTTGAGTTCGACAACGGCGGCGACGGCGTCTTTATGCTGACTAAAGCGCAGCTCATCAGCGCGCGCGAACACTTCAGCATCTACAAAGATTAA
- the aroC gene encoding Chorismate synthase, with amino-acid sequence MAGNTLGQLFRVTTFGESHGLALGCIIDGVPPGIALSEADLQHDLDRRRPGTSRYTTQRREPDQVKILSGVFEGVTTGTSIGLLIENTDQRSQDYSAIKDVFRPGHADYTYEQKYGLRDYRGGGRSSARETAMRVAAGAIAKKYLAQKFGIVIRACLTQMGDIPLDIKDWAQVEQNPFFSPDADKLEALDELMRALKKEGDSIGAKVTVVADNVPPGLGEPVFDRLDADIAHALMSINAVKGVEIGEGFGVVALKGSENRDEITKEGFQSNHAGGILGGISSGQQIVANIALKPTSSITVPGRTVNRFGDEVEMITRGRHDPCVGIRAVPIAEAMMAIVLMDHLLRHRAQNADVTTTLPRW; translated from the coding sequence ATGGCAGGCAACACTCTTGGACAACTCTTTCGCGTAACCACCTTCGGCGAGTCGCATGGTCTGGCGCTCGGCTGCATCATTGACGGCGTGCCGCCGGGCATTGCGCTGAGCGAAGCCGACCTGCAACACGATCTCGATCGCCGCCGTCCTGGCACCTCCCGTTACACCACGCAGCGCCGCGAACCGGACCAGGTGAAAATTCTCTCCGGCGTGTTTGAAGGCGTGACGACCGGCACCAGCATCGGCCTGCTGATTGAAAACACCGATCAGCGCTCCCAGGATTACAGCGCCATTAAAGATGTGTTCCGTCCAGGGCATGCCGATTACACCTACGAACAGAAATATGGCCTGCGCGACTATCGCGGCGGCGGGCGCTCTTCCGCACGTGAAACCGCCATGCGCGTGGCGGCAGGCGCTATCGCCAAAAAATATCTGGCGCAGAAATTCGGCATCGTCATCCGCGCCTGCCTGACCCAAATGGGCGATATTCCGCTGGATATCAAAGACTGGGCGCAGGTGGAGCAGAACCCGTTCTTCTCACCGGATGCCGATAAGCTGGAAGCGCTGGACGAACTGATGCGCGCGCTGAAAAAAGAGGGCGACTCCATCGGCGCGAAAGTGACGGTTGTCGCCGACAACGTGCCGCCGGGCCTCGGCGAGCCGGTATTTGACCGTCTCGATGCTGACATCGCCCACGCGCTGATGAGCATTAACGCCGTTAAGGGCGTTGAGATTGGCGAAGGGTTTGGCGTCGTGGCGCTGAAAGGCAGCGAGAACCGCGACGAAATCACCAAAGAGGGGTTTCAGAGCAACCACGCGGGCGGCATTCTCGGCGGCATCAGCAGCGGCCAGCAGATTGTTGCGAATATCGCGCTGAAGCCCACCTCCAGCATCACCGTGCCGGGCCGCACCGTTAACCGCTTCGGCGACGAAGTGGAGATGATCACCCGCGGGCGTCACGATCCGTGCGTGGGCATACGCGCGGTGCCGATCGCCGAGGCGATGATGGCTATCGTGCTGATGGATCACCTGCTGCGTCACCGCGCCCAGAACGCGGATGTCACCACCACGCTTCCTCGCTGGTAA
- the yfcL gene encoding Uncharacterized protein yfcL produces MIAEFEARILALIDEMVEHASDDELFASGYLRGHLTLAVAALEQGDDHSQQAVYTQVTNSLETAIHAGELSPRDQSLVLGMWDNLFQQAKLN; encoded by the coding sequence ATGATTGCCGAATTTGAAGCACGTATTCTGGCGCTGATTGATGAGATGGTGGAGCACGCGAGCGACGACGAACTGTTCGCCAGCGGCTATCTGCGCGGGCACCTGACGCTTGCTGTCGCGGCGCTTGAGCAGGGTGACGACCACTCCCAGCAGGCGGTGTATACCCAGGTGACTAACAGTCTCGAAACCGCGATCCACGCGGGCGAACTCTCGCCGCGCGATCAGTCGCTGGTGCTGGGCATGTGGGATAACCTGTTCCAGCAGGCTAAGCTCAACTGA
- the yfcA gene encoding UPF0721 transmembrane protein yfcA, translated as MDALAGGGGLLTVPALLAAGMSPAQALATNKLQACGGSLSASLYFIRRGVVSLRDQKLNILMTFIGSTSGALLVQHVQSDILRQILPVLVIAIGLYFLLMPRLGEDDRQRRLYGLPFALVAGGCVGFYDGFFGPGAGSFYALAFVTLAGFNLAKSTAHAKVLNATSNVGGLLLFIIGGKVIWGTGFVMLAGQFLGARLGSRLVLSKGQRLIRPMIVIVSAVMSAKLLYDSHGQEILHWLGMA; from the coding sequence ATCGATGCCCTCGCGGGCGGCGGCGGGCTGTTGACCGTTCCCGCGCTGCTGGCGGCGGGCATGTCGCCTGCCCAGGCGCTGGCGACCAATAAACTGCAGGCGTGCGGCGGCTCGCTGTCCGCCTCGCTCTATTTTATCCGTCGCGGCGTGGTCAGCCTGCGTGACCAGAAACTCAACATCCTGATGACGTTTATCGGCTCCACCAGCGGCGCCCTGCTGGTGCAGCATGTGCAGTCCGATATTCTGCGCCAGATCCTGCCGGTGCTGGTGATCGCCATCGGCCTCTATTTTCTGCTGATGCCGCGCCTTGGCGAGGACGATCGCCAGCGCAGGCTGTATGGCCTGCCGTTCGCGCTGGTGGCGGGCGGTTGCGTTGGTTTTTACGACGGCTTTTTCGGCCCCGGCGCGGGCTCGTTTTATGCGCTGGCGTTTGTGACGCTCGCCGGTTTTAACCTCGCCAAATCCACCGCCCACGCCAAAGTGCTTAACGCCACCTCTAACGTCGGGGGTTTGCTGCTGTTTATCATCGGCGGCAAAGTTATCTGGGGTACCGGCTTTGTGATGCTTGCCGGTCAGTTTCTCGGCGCGCGCTTAGGCTCGCGTCTGGTATTAAGTAAAGGACAGCGCCTGATCCGCCCGATGATCGTTATCGTTTCGGCGGTGATGAGCGCCAAATTGTTATATGACAGCCACGGACAGGAGATCCTCCACTGGCTGGGGATGGCGTAA
- the mnmC gene encoding tRNA 5-methylaminomethyl-2-thiouridine biosynthesis bifunctional protein mnmC codes for MRCPTGLAKIVRLPVIRAIYVKPIAIQPASLTFNNEGTPVSRDFDDVYFSNDDGLEETRYVFLNGNQLPERFMTHPRDSFIVAESGFGTGLNFLTLWQAFAAFRDANPDAALQRLHFISFEKFPLTPADLASAHAHWPELAPWAHQLQAQWPMALPGCQRVLLDDGRVTLDLWLGDINELVDTLDDTHNRQVDAWFLDGFAPSKNPDMWTPGLFAAMARLARPGGTLATFTSAGFVRRGLIDAGFNVVKRKGFGRKREMLTGALSVDAPPPVRAPWYARRPASGDKDVAIVGGGIASALLALALQRRGWQVTLYCEDNAPAQGASGNRQGALYPLLSHHDAALAAFFPTAFTFARRLYDALPVSFDKEWCGVTQLGWDEKSQTKISQMLELGLPESLARGVDSDTVRERSGVETGCGGIEYPQGGWLCPAQLTAGVVTLAQAHGLRARYGHRVSALYQENGSWRLDFASGAQARHAVLVLANGHQLSGFPQTETLPVYPVGGQVSHIPTTPGLGALRQVLCYDGYLTPQNPANGMHCIGASYHRGVSEMRYQEEDQQHNRQRLIDCLPAAAWTQEVDVSAGDARCGVRCATRDHLPMVGNAPDYAATLRDYATLSHHARTPETVAPAPVLENLFVLGALGSRGLCSAPLAAEMLASQMNGEPLPLDGATLAALNPNRLWVRKLLKGRAAG; via the coding sequence TTGCGATGTCCGACCGGGCTCGCTAAGATCGTGCGACTGCCTGTCATTCGAGCAATTTACGTGAAACCTATCGCCATCCAGCCTGCCAGCCTGACGTTTAATAATGAGGGTACACCTGTTTCCCGAGATTTTGATGACGTTTATTTTTCCAATGACGACGGTCTGGAAGAGACCCGCTACGTCTTTCTGAACGGCAATCAGCTCCCTGAACGCTTTATGACACACCCGCGTGACAGCTTTATTGTCGCCGAAAGCGGGTTTGGCACCGGGCTTAATTTTCTGACGCTCTGGCAGGCGTTCGCGGCGTTTCGCGACGCGAACCCGGACGCCGCGCTACAGCGCCTGCACTTCATCAGTTTTGAAAAATTTCCGCTGACGCCTGCCGATCTTGCCAGCGCGCACGCCCACTGGCCGGAACTCGCGCCCTGGGCGCATCAGCTCCAGGCGCAGTGGCCGATGGCGCTGCCGGGGTGTCAGCGGGTGCTGCTGGATGACGGTCGCGTCACGCTCGATTTATGGCTCGGCGACATCAACGAACTGGTCGACACGCTGGATGACACACACAACCGCCAGGTGGATGCCTGGTTTCTGGATGGTTTCGCGCCGTCGAAAAACCCCGACATGTGGACGCCCGGCCTGTTTGCCGCGATGGCGCGCCTCGCCCGCCCCGGCGGTACGCTCGCGACATTTACCTCCGCGGGCTTTGTGCGCCGCGGGCTGATTGACGCCGGTTTTAACGTGGTGAAGCGCAAGGGGTTCGGGCGCAAGCGCGAAATGCTGACGGGCGCGCTGAGCGTTGATGCCCCGCCGCCTGTTCGCGCGCCCTGGTATGCGCGCCGCCCGGCGAGCGGTGATAAAGACGTGGCGATTGTCGGCGGCGGTATCGCCAGCGCCCTGCTCGCACTCGCCTTACAAAGGCGCGGCTGGCAGGTAACGCTCTACTGCGAAGATAACGCTCCGGCGCAGGGCGCGTCGGGCAACCGCCAGGGCGCGCTCTATCCTTTATTAAGCCACCATGACGCCGCGCTGGCCGCCTTCTTCCCGACGGCGTTCACCTTCGCCCGCCGACTCTATGACGCGCTGCCGGTCAGTTTCGATAAAGAGTGGTGCGGCGTAACGCAGCTTGGCTGGGATGAAAAAAGCCAGACCAAAATCAGCCAGATGCTGGAGCTCGGTCTGCCAGAATCCCTGGCGCGCGGCGTTGACAGCGATACGGTGCGCGAACGCAGCGGCGTGGAAACCGGCTGCGGCGGCATTGAATATCCGCAGGGCGGCTGGCTCTGCCCGGCGCAGTTGACTGCGGGCGTAGTGACGCTTGCGCAGGCGCATGGCCTGCGGGCGCGTTACGGGCACAGGGTCAGCGCGCTGTACCAGGAAAACGGGAGCTGGCGGCTGGATTTCGCGAGCGGCGCGCAGGCGCGTCACGCCGTTCTGGTGCTGGCGAACGGTCATCAGCTCAGCGGCTTTCCGCAAACCGAAACGCTGCCGGTCTACCCGGTCGGCGGCCAGGTGAGCCATATCCCCACCACGCCGGGCCTCGGCGCGCTGCGCCAGGTGCTGTGTTATGACGGCTACCTGACGCCGCAAAATCCGGCGAACGGCATGCACTGTATCGGCGCCAGCTATCATCGCGGTGTCAGCGAGATGCGCTATCAGGAAGAGGATCAGCAGCACAACCGCCAGCGACTGATCGACTGCCTGCCTGCCGCAGCCTGGACGCAGGAGGTAGACGTCAGCGCGGGCGACGCCCGCTGCGGCGTGCGCTGCGCCACGCGCGATCACCTGCCGATGGTTGGCAACGCGCCGGATTACGCCGCCACGCTTCGCGATTACGCTACGCTTTCCCACCATGCCCGCACGCCGGAAACGGTCGCGCCCGCGCCGGTGCTGGAGAATCTCTTTGTGCTGGGGGCGCTCGGCTCGCGCGGGCTGTGCAGCGCGCCGCTGGCCGCGGAGATGTTAGCCTCGCAGATGAACGGCGAGCCGCTGCCGCTGGATGGCGCGACGCTCGCGGCCCTGAATCCTAACCGGCTGTGGGTGCGTAAACTGCTGAAAGGCCGCGCGGCCGGTTAA
- the pdxB gene encoding Erythronate-4-phosphate dehydrogenase, whose protein sequence is MKILVDENMPYARELFSRLGEVQAVPGRPIPQAELSDADALMVRSVTQVNRDLLDGKNIRFVGTATAGTDHVDEDYLREAGVAFSAAPGCNAIAVVEYVFSALLMLGERDGFALTDRTVGIVGVGNVGSRLQARLEALGVRTLLCDPPRADRGDCGDFRPLDELVREADILTFHTPLFKDGPYKTLHLADEALIARLKPGAILINACRGPVVDNAALLARLEAGQPLSVVLDVWEPEPALNVELLKRVDIGTAHIAGYTLEGKARGTTQVFEAYSQFLGSPQQVALATLLPPPEFGRVTLQGPLDQATLKRLVHLVYDVRRDDAPLRRVAGVPGEFDKLRKNYQERREWSSLYVQCDDEAAAALLQKLGFNATHHPIR, encoded by the coding sequence GTGAAAATCCTCGTTGATGAAAATATGCCTTACGCACGCGAGCTGTTCAGCCGTCTTGGCGAGGTGCAGGCCGTGCCGGGCCGCCCGATCCCGCAGGCGGAACTGAGCGATGCCGACGCCCTGATGGTGCGCTCGGTGACGCAGGTGAATCGCGATTTGCTGGACGGTAAAAACATCCGGTTTGTCGGTACCGCCACGGCGGGCACCGACCACGTTGATGAAGACTATTTACGCGAGGCGGGCGTCGCGTTTTCCGCCGCGCCTGGCTGCAACGCGATTGCGGTGGTGGAGTATGTCTTTTCCGCGCTGCTGATGCTCGGCGAGCGCGACGGTTTTGCGCTCACCGACCGCACCGTCGGGATCGTCGGCGTAGGCAACGTCGGTTCTCGCTTACAGGCGCGCCTGGAGGCGTTAGGCGTGCGCACGCTGCTGTGCGATCCGCCGCGTGCCGATCGCGGCGACTGCGGCGATTTCCGCCCGCTTGACGAACTGGTGCGCGAGGCCGATATCCTCACGTTCCATACCCCGCTCTTTAAAGACGGGCCGTACAAAACGCTGCATCTGGCCGACGAGGCGCTGATCGCGCGCCTGAAGCCTGGGGCTATCCTGATTAACGCCTGCCGCGGCCCGGTGGTCGATAACGCCGCGCTGCTGGCGCGCCTTGAGGCGGGGCAGCCGCTCAGCGTCGTGCTGGACGTCTGGGAGCCGGAGCCTGCGCTGAACGTTGAGCTTTTAAAACGCGTTGATATTGGCACCGCGCATATCGCGGGCTATACGCTCGAAGGCAAAGCGCGCGGCACCACGCAGGTGTTTGAGGCGTACAGTCAGTTCCTCGGCTCACCGCAGCAGGTGGCGCTGGCTACACTGCTGCCGCCGCCGGAATTCGGCCGCGTGACGCTCCAGGGGCCGCTCGATCAGGCGACGCTGAAACGGCTGGTGCATCTGGTGTATGATGTGCGCCGCGACGATGCCCCGCTTCGGCGTGTGGCGGGCGTGCCGGGCGAGTTTGATAAGCTTCGCAAAAATTACCAGGAGCGCCGCGAATGGTCGTCGCTCTATGTGCAGTGCGATGACGAAGCCGCCGCCGCGCTGCTGCAAAAGCTGGGTTTTAACGCGACCCATCATCCGATCCGTTAA
- the yfcN gene encoding UPF0115 protein yfcN — protein sequence MFRALMSGTRELKQDTIVHPPARKKLREVPPKRLLQEQVDASHYFSDEFQPLLNSDGPMRYVRPGVDHFELKKLRRGDYSPELFLDLHGLTQMQAKQELGALIAACRREHVFCACVMHGHGKHILKQQTPLWLAQHPHVMAFHQAPKEYGGDAALLVLIEVEEWQPPQLP from the coding sequence CTGTTTCGCGCGCTGATGAGCGGAACGCGCGAGCTGAAACAGGACACCATCGTGCACCCGCCTGCGCGTAAAAAGCTGCGCGAGGTGCCGCCCAAACGCCTGTTGCAGGAGCAGGTAGACGCCAGCCACTATTTTTCCGATGAATTCCAGCCGCTTCTGAACAGCGACGGGCCGATGCGCTATGTGCGCCCCGGCGTGGATCACTTCGAGCTGAAAAAACTGCGCCGTGGCGACTATTCGCCCGAGCTGTTTCTCGATCTCCACGGCCTGACCCAGATGCAGGCCAAGCAGGAGCTGGGCGCGCTTATCGCCGCCTGCCGCCGCGAACATGTGTTCTGCGCCTGCGTGATGCATGGCCACGGTAAACATATTCTCAAACAACAGACGCCGCTGTGGCTGGCTCAGCATCCGCACGTGATGGCCTTCCATCAGGCGCCGAAAGAGTATGGCGGCGACGCCGCGCTGTTGGTGCTGATTGAAGTGGAAGAGTGGCAGCCGCCGCAACTGCCTTAA
- the yfcM gene encoding Uncharacterized protein yfcM: MCEHHYQDLISIFDGCFAVDFNTRLIKGDDEPIYLPADADAPYHRVVFAHGFYASALHEISHWCIAGKARRELVDFGYWYCPDGRDAQTQSQFEDVEVKPQALEWLFCVAAGFPFNVSCDNLNGDFDPDRIAFQRRVHGQVMQYLTDGIPERPARFIAALQDFYQTPPLAAQQFPWPEDLC, from the coding sequence ATGTGTGAACACCACTATCAGGATTTAATCTCTATTTTCGACGGCTGTTTTGCCGTCGATTTTAATACCCGTCTGATTAAAGGCGACGACGAACCGATCTATCTTCCGGCAGATGCCGATGCGCCTTATCACCGCGTGGTCTTCGCGCACGGGTTTTACGCCAGCGCCCTGCATGAGATTTCGCACTGGTGCATCGCGGGTAAAGCGCGGCGCGAGCTGGTGGATTTCGGCTACTGGTATTGCCCGGACGGGCGCGATGCGCAGACACAGAGCCAGTTTGAAGACGTCGAAGTCAAACCGCAGGCGCTGGAATGGCTGTTCTGCGTGGCGGCGGGCTTTCCGTTTAACGTCAGCTGCGACAACCTCAACGGCGATTTCGACCCGGATCGCATTGCGTTTCAGCGCCGGGTACACGGCCAGGTGATGCAGTATCTGACCGACGGCATTCCCGAACGTCCGGCGCGCTTTATCGCGGCATTACAGGATTTTTACCAGACGCCGCCGCTGGCGGCGCAACAATTCCCATGGCCGGAAGACTTGTGCTAA
- the flk gene encoding Flagellar regulator flk encodes MQPIHGATPRPAGEPPTSPHSAGEQPLSTQQRTVLERLITRLVALTQQQSAEVWAGMKHDLGLKSDAPLLSRHFPAAEQNLNQRLGQAQQSHTQRQVLSQLTELLSVGNNRQAVSDYIRQQFGHTALNQLSGEQLKSVLTLLQNAQLNIPQPQQRPATDRPMQPAEHNTLNQQVTKLAAATGESPKLIWQSMLELSGVKSGELIPAKHFAALSTWLVARQTLADQPAPTLHSIQAALRQPLESREWQEISDYAQQRFQATPQTVLTTAQVQDILNQVFIRRSEGSPETLEVRHIQPIYSPFIAFFTQPMKQISAKPGLAMFLLVLVLLLLWLVI; translated from the coding sequence ATGCAACCCATTCATGGCGCCACGCCCCGCCCGGCGGGCGAGCCTCCCACATCGCCCCACTCCGCAGGCGAGCAGCCGCTTTCCACTCAGCAGCGCACGGTGCTGGAGCGGCTTATCACCCGCCTCGTGGCGCTGACCCAGCAGCAAAGCGCTGAAGTCTGGGCCGGTATGAAGCACGATCTGGGCCTAAAGAGCGATGCGCCGCTGCTCTCCCGCCACTTTCCCGCCGCGGAGCAAAACCTTAACCAGCGGTTAGGCCAGGCGCAGCAGTCCCACACGCAGCGCCAGGTGTTGTCGCAACTGACCGAGCTTCTGAGCGTCGGCAACAACCGCCAGGCGGTGAGCGATTACATTCGCCAGCAGTTCGGCCACACCGCGCTGAACCAGCTTTCCGGCGAACAACTGAAAAGCGTGCTGACGCTGCTGCAAAACGCGCAGCTTAATATCCCGCAGCCGCAACAGCGCCCGGCGACAGATCGGCCGATGCAGCCTGCCGAGCACAATACCCTCAACCAGCAGGTGACCAAGCTTGCGGCCGCAACCGGCGAATCGCCGAAGCTTATCTGGCAGTCGATGCTGGAGCTTTCCGGCGTGAAAAGCGGCGAGCTGATCCCGGCGAAGCATTTCGCGGCGCTCTCCACCTGGCTTGTCGCGCGCCAGACGCTGGCCGACCAGCCCGCGCCGACGCTGCACAGCATTCAGGCCGCGCTGCGCCAGCCGCTGGAGTCGCGTGAATGGCAGGAGATAAGCGACTACGCGCAGCAGCGCTTCCAGGCGACGCCGCAAACGGTGCTAACCACCGCGCAGGTGCAGGATATTCTTAATCAGGTCTTTATTCGTCGCTCTGAAGGGTCGCCGGAAACGCTCGAAGTGCGCCATATTCAGCCTATCTACAGCCCGTTTATCGCGTTTTTCACCCAGCCGATGAAGCAGATTTCCGCCAAACCCGGCCTTGCGATGTTCCTGCTGGTGCTGGTTCTCCTTCTGCTCTGGCTGGTTATCTGA
- the mepA gene encoding Penicillin-insensitive murein endopeptidase gives MLACSAASAATPWQKITQPIPGAAQSIGTFSNGCIVGAQPLPIQSEHYQIMRTDQRRYFGHPELVRFIERLSNQVNQLQLGTVLVGDMGMPAGGRFNGGHASHQTGLDVDIFLQLPKTRWSAAQLRRPQALDLVSDDGKSVVQSLWKPEIGGLIKLAALDDEVTRIFVNPAIKQQLCLDAGPDRDWLRKVRPWFQHRAHMHVRLRCPPDSLECVEQDPPPAGDGCGDELQSWFKPAAPGSSKPEKTTPPPLPPSCQALLDKHVL, from the coding sequence CTGCTTGCTTGCAGCGCGGCAAGCGCCGCCACGCCGTGGCAGAAAATCACGCAGCCGATCCCGGGCGCCGCCCAGTCGATCGGTACCTTTTCCAATGGGTGTATCGTCGGCGCGCAGCCGCTGCCGATACAGTCAGAGCATTATCAGATAATGCGTACCGACCAGCGCCGCTATTTTGGTCATCCGGAGCTGGTGCGCTTTATCGAACGTCTGAGCAATCAGGTCAATCAGTTACAGCTCGGCACCGTACTGGTGGGCGATATGGGTATGCCGGCGGGCGGGCGCTTTAACGGCGGCCACGCCAGTCACCAGACGGGGCTTGATGTCGATATTTTCCTGCAACTGCCGAAAACGCGCTGGAGCGCGGCGCAACTGCGCCGTCCGCAGGCGCTGGATTTGGTGTCAGACGACGGGAAATCCGTGGTGCAGTCACTCTGGAAGCCGGAAATCGGCGGGCTGATCAAGCTCGCGGCGCTTGATGATGAAGTGACCCGCATCTTCGTAAATCCGGCCATCAAGCAGCAGCTCTGCCTGGATGCCGGGCCGGATCGCGACTGGCTGCGCAAAGTGCGTCCGTGGTTCCAGCATCGCGCCCATATGCACGTGCGTCTGCGTTGCCCGCCGGACAGCCTGGAGTGCGTGGAGCAGGATCCGCCGCCGGCGGGGGATGGCTGCGGCGACGAGCTGCAAAGCTGGTTTAAGCCTGCGGCGCCTGGCAGCAGCAAACCTGAGAAAACCACGCCGCCGCCATTGCCGCCGTCGTGTCAGGCGTTGCTCGACAAACACGTTCTTTAA